In Capsicum annuum cultivar UCD-10X-F1 chromosome 11, UCD10Xv1.1, whole genome shotgun sequence, one genomic interval encodes:
- the LOC124888856 gene encoding uncharacterized protein LOC124888856 has protein sequence MGIEKINFEWSDTVNLRMSMVIELEEFRLRAYDISALYKEKMNLYHHKKIEKRVFNLGNVVLLYNSRIFLFLGKLKSTWHGPFTVVSVFPYSAFDLKRDREAQFKVNGQHYKNYIRYIEEVKVSIEFKARENTWKLIKLQNFDKSSTDIVAPKAA, from the exons ATGGGcattgaaaagataaattttgagtGGAGTGATACTGTGAATTTGAGGATGAGTATGGTGATTGAGTTGGAGGAATTCCGACTTAGAGCTTATGATATTTCAGCTTtgtacaaggagaagatgaatTTGTATCATCacaaaaagattgagaaaagggTGTTCAATCTTGGTAACGTGGTCTTATTGTATAATTCAaggattttcttatttcttggcAAGTTGAAGTCTACGTGGCATGGACCATTCACTGTGGTTAGCGTATTCCCGTATAGTGCATTTGATTTGAAGCGAGACCGAGAAGCCcaattcaaggtgaatgggcaacATTATAAGAACTATATAAGATATATTGAGGAAGTAAAGGTTTCTATTGA GTTTAAAGCACGGGAAAACACTTGGAAGCTGATAAAATTGCAAAATTTTGACAAGTCCAG CACAGATATAGTGGCACCAAAAGCTGCATAG